Genomic window (Jeotgalibacillus haloalkalitolerans):
TGGAGTCTGAAGGGGAATGGATTCAAAAAAACAATATTGATTATTTAAAATATGAAGAAGAGCAAAACGGCGGCACCGTCCGGACCATTGTGAAAATGGAAGAAGACAGTGCGGTAATCCTGCGCAGTGGAGCGGTTAAGATGCGACTCGCTTTCAGACGCGGCGATAAAATGGTGAGCTCTTATGAAAGTGAACACGGCACACTTTCCCTTTTAACAAATACTAAAGCATACACACACCATACGCCAGGCAGAAAAGACGGACGTTTTCAAATTACGTACGGTCTTGAAATGCAGGGCTCAAGTGTTGGCACTTATAAAATGACGATTGATTACAAGGAGGCTGTGCAATGACCATTGCATTGGATGTACAGGAAAAACTGAAGCAGGAAATTAAGGATGCAGTATTAAAAGCAGGGCTCGCAACTGAAGAGCAGCTGCCTGAAGTGATTTTAGAGACACCTAAAGATAAAGCGAACGGTGACTTTTCAACGAATATGGCGATGCAGCTTGCACGCGTAGCGAAAAAAGCGCCGCGTCAGATAGCACAGGACATCGTTGACAACTTTGATCAATCAAAAGCTTCTATTAAAGAACTCGATATCGCAGGGCCGGGGTTCATCAACTTTTACATGGACAACTCATACCTGACTGACCTGATCCCGACAATCCTTACTGCAGGTGAGGCATATGGGGAAACAAATACAGGCGCGGGCGAAAAAGTACAGGTTGAGTTTGTATCAGCGAACCCGACCGGAGACCTTCACCTTGGACATGCGCGTGGTGCGTCAGTTGGTGATTCACTGTCTAACGTTCTTGCAAAAGCAGGCTACGATGTGACACGCGAATATTATATTAACGATGCAGGTAACCAGATCCACAACCTTGCACTATCTGTTGAAGCACGCTATTTCCAGGCGCTTGGTCAGGATAAAGCAATGCCTGAAGACGGTTATCACGGTGCGGACATTATCGGAATTGCGAACACGCTTGCTGAAGAATTCGGTGACAAGTACGTGAATGCATCTGAAGAAGAGCGTTATGAATTCTTCCGTGAATACGGGTTAAAGTACGAGCTGAAAAAGCTCCAGGACGACCTGGAAGCATTCCGCGTTCCATTTGACGTATGGTTCTCTGAAACATCACTTTACAAAAGCGGTAAAATTGACGATGCGCTAAAAGTGTTAAAGGATAACGGCCACATTTATGAAGAAGACGGTGCAACATGGTTCCGTTCTACAGAGCTTGGTGACGATAAAGACCGCGTGCTGATCAAAAATGACGGTTCATACACGTACCTGACGCCTGACCTTGCTTATCACCGTGATAAGTTTGAGCGTGGATTTGGTAAAGTGATTAACATCTGG
Coding sequences:
- the argS gene encoding arginine--tRNA ligase, which codes for MTIALDVQEKLKQEIKDAVLKAGLATEEQLPEVILETPKDKANGDFSTNMAMQLARVAKKAPRQIAQDIVDNFDQSKASIKELDIAGPGFINFYMDNSYLTDLIPTILTAGEAYGETNTGAGEKVQVEFVSANPTGDLHLGHARGASVGDSLSNVLAKAGYDVTREYYINDAGNQIHNLALSVEARYFQALGQDKAMPEDGYHGADIIGIANTLAEEFGDKYVNASEEERYEFFREYGLKYELKKLQDDLEAFRVPFDVWFSETSLYKSGKIDDALKVLKDNGHIYEEDGATWFRSTELGDDKDRVLIKNDGSYTYLTPDLAYHRDKFERGFGKVINIWGADHHGYIPRMKAAVEALGYNRENLEVEVIQMVQLYKDGEKMKMSKRTGKAVTMRELVDEVGLDAVRYFFAMRSGDSHMDFDLDLAVSQSNENPVYYAQYAHARICSILRSAEEQGFSFADQADVSLIGTEKEIDLLKKLGEFPQVVGTAAQMRTPHRVATYINELASAFHSFYNANKVLDAEAPELTKARLNLIQAVRQTISNALKLIGVAAPEQM
- a CDS encoding DUF1934 domain-containing protein codes for the protein MENATPVSIHLTTVITQPDGSKEKLSLESEGEWIQKNNIDYLKYEEEQNGGTVRTIVKMEEDSAVILRSGAVKMRLAFRRGDKMVSSYESEHGTLSLLTNTKAYTHHTPGRKDGRFQITYGLEMQGSSVGTYKMTIDYKEAVQ